The DNA region CGCCGCCCAGCGCGCTGAACTGGAAGAGAAGCAGAGTCAGCAACAGACCCTGCTGTATGAACAGCGCGCCCAGCAGGCGAAGCTTGAGCAGGCGCGCAACGAACGTCAGAAAACCCTTGCCGGGCTGGAGTCCTCCATTCAGCAGGGCCAACAACAGCTCAGTGAACTGCGCGCCAACGAATCCCGTTTGCGCAATAGCATTGCCCGCGCCGAGGCTGCCGCCAAAGCACGCGCCGAACGCGAAGCCCGCGAGGCGGAAGCGGTACGTAATCGCCAGAAAGAAGCAACCAGCAAAGGCACCACTTACAAGCCCACTGACAGCGAGAAATCGCTGATGTCGCGTACCGGCGGACTGGGTTCGCCACGCGGTCAGGCATTCTGGCCGGTTCGCGGTCCTACGCTGCATCGTTATGGCGAACAGCTGCAAGGTGAGCTACGTTGGAAAGGGATGGTTATCGGGGCGTCTGAAGGCACCGAAGTGAAAGCCATTGCCGATGGTCGTGTCATTCTGGCGGACTGGCTGCAGGGATATGGGCTGGTTGTCGTCGTTGAACACGGCAAGGGCGATATGAGTCTTTATGGCTACAACCAGAGCGCGCTGGTCAGCGTCGGTACGCAGGTTCGCGCCGGTCAGCCTATTGCGCTGGTGGGTAGCAGCGGGGGTCAGGGCCGACCCTCGCTCTATTTTGAAATTCGTCGCCAGGGTCAGGCCGTCAATCCACAACCGTGGTTGGGAAGATAAGTTTTGCCTCAATTTCGCCGTACCGTTCTTTCATTCGCCAGCCTGCTGGCATTCGCATCCCCTGTTTTTGCTGGCAAACTCGCCATCGTCATTGACGATTTTGGCTATCGTCCGCATTACGAAAATCAGGTTCTGGCGATGCCGCCCCAGATCTCCGTTGCTGTTTTACCGAATGCGCCTCATGCTCGCGAAATGGCAACCAAAGCGCACAACAGCGGTCATGAAGTGCTGATCCATCTGCCGATGGCACCGCTGAGTAAACAGCCGCTGGAGAAGGATACACTTCGTCCGGAGATGAGCAGCGACGAAATTGAACGAATCATTCGCGAGGCGGTTGGTAAAGTGCCTTACGCGGTGGGGCTTAACAACCACATGGGCAGCGCAATGACCTCCAGCCTGTTTGGTATGCAGAAAGTGATGCAGGCGCTGGAACGCTACGATCTCTATTTTCTCGACAGTATGACCATCGGCAACAGTCAGGCGATGCGTGCCGCATCCGGGACCGGCGTGAAGGTGATTAAGCGGAAAGTGTTTCTTGATGACACGCAAAACGAAGCGGACATTCGCCGCCAGTTTACCCGCGCGATAGATCTGGCTCGCCGCAACGGTTCCGCCATCGCGATAGGCCATCCTCATCCATCGACGGTGCGTGTGTTACAGCAAATGGTGTATAACCTGCCAGCCGACATCACGCTTGTCCGTCCGAGCAGCCTGCTCAATGAGCCACAGGTGGATACCTCCACGCCGAATCTGACACCGCCGAAAACCAATGATGCCCCGCGAAATCCGTTCCGCGGCGTGAAGTTGTGTAAACCGAAGAAACCGTTAGAACCGGTCGACACCCGTCGATTCTTCAGCGTGTTAAGCGAAAGCATCAGCCAGAGTA from Citrobacter amalonaticus Y19 includes:
- the envC gene encoding murein hydrolase activator EnvC; this translates as MRGKTINSKNGAMKPRRFSVRPLIYASVVSAGVLLCAFSAHADDRDQLKSIQADIAAKERAVRQQQQQRSGLLAQLKAQEEAISAAARQLRETQNTLAQLNKQIDEMNASIAKLERQKANQERSLAAQLDAAFRQGEHTGIQLILSGEESQRGQRLQAYFGYLNQARQETINELKQTREAVAAQRAELEEKQSQQQTLLYEQRAQQAKLEQARNERQKTLAGLESSIQQGQQQLSELRANESRLRNSIARAEAAAKARAEREAREAEAVRNRQKEATSKGTTYKPTDSEKSLMSRTGGLGSPRGQAFWPVRGPTLHRYGEQLQGELRWKGMVIGASEGTEVKAIADGRVILADWLQGYGLVVVVEHGKGDMSLYGYNQSALVSVGTQVRAGQPIALVGSSGGQGRPSLYFEIRRQGQAVNPQPWLGR
- a CDS encoding divergent polysaccharide deacetylase family protein; its protein translation is MPQFRRTVLSFASLLAFASPVFAGKLAIVIDDFGYRPHYENQVLAMPPQISVAVLPNAPHAREMATKAHNSGHEVLIHLPMAPLSKQPLEKDTLRPEMSSDEIERIIREAVGKVPYAVGLNNHMGSAMTSSLFGMQKVMQALERYDLYFLDSMTIGNSQAMRAASGTGVKVIKRKVFLDDTQNEADIRRQFTRAIDLARRNGSAIAIGHPHPSTVRVLQQMVYNLPADITLVRPSSLLNEPQVDTSTPNLTPPKTNDAPRNPFRGVKLCKPKKPLEPVDTRRFFSVLSESISQSTLVNWFQNQWQGWGKSPRDNTANPG